Proteins encoded within one genomic window of Bacillus sp. F19:
- the yidC gene encoding membrane protein insertase YidC, which translates to MEKKAAFISRKTSLILLGITLLILLSGCQQANGNIQDITGQTPGFFNHYIVYPFSVLLTTFADWFQGSYGLSIILVTLLIRFLLLPFALKQSKDQMHMKSKMEKAQPELKALQEKMKKAKDAETKKKIQQETMKIYQKHNINPLAALGGCLPLLIQLPFLTGFYYAIQRTPEIAEHSFLWFNLGSPDLTLTLLAAGIYFLQSRVTLIGLDEAQRKQMAMFSYLSPIMIGIFSLTAPAALPLYWTIGGIFVILQTLLTKKLFQAEPSSLSIAKS; encoded by the coding sequence ATGGAAAAGAAAGCTGCATTCATTTCACGGAAAACATCACTCATACTGTTAGGAATTACACTGCTGATTTTACTGAGCGGCTGCCAGCAGGCAAATGGAAACATTCAGGATATTACAGGCCAGACACCTGGTTTTTTTAATCACTATATTGTGTATCCCTTCTCTGTATTGCTTACAACATTTGCGGACTGGTTTCAAGGAAGCTACGGATTGTCAATTATCCTGGTCACGCTGTTGATCAGATTCTTGCTTTTGCCATTTGCTTTAAAGCAGTCAAAAGATCAGATGCATATGAAAAGCAAAATGGAAAAAGCACAGCCTGAATTAAAAGCACTGCAGGAAAAAATGAAAAAAGCAAAAGATGCTGAAACAAAGAAGAAGATTCAGCAGGAAACGATGAAGATTTATCAAAAGCATAATATTAATCCGCTGGCTGCTTTGGGAGGGTGCTTGCCTCTTCTTATACAGCTGCCGTTTCTGACAGGCTTTTATTATGCCATTCAAAGAACTCCTGAAATCGCTGAGCATTCGTTTTTATGGTTCAATTTGGGCAGTCCTGATTTAACATTGACTCTTTTAGCTGCCGGGATCTATTTTTTACAGTCAAGAGTTACATTAATCGGTCTTGATGAGGCGCAGAGAAAGCAAATGGCGATGTTCAGCTATCTCTCGCCAATCATGATTGGCATATTTTCTCTGACAGCACCTGCTGCATTGCCTCTATACTGGACGATCGGCGGAATCTTTGTCATCCTTCAAACATTGCTTACAAAGAAGCTATTTCAAGCAGAACCAAGCTCATTATCAATAGCGAAATCATAA
- a CDS encoding prolyl oligopeptidase family serine peptidase — MRSDVFQKTITKVIDVNLSYLLKLPAGYEEGTGEVPLVLFLHGAGERGTDPEHVKKIGLPEVVDKGDYPFILLAPQCPISTARIANWIMELDGVSALLKEVIKTHRVDLKRIYLTGMSMGAYGAFELASRMPDLFAALAPICGGGCPEKAERLKEIPTWIFHGERDDVIPIRESLDMVNAIKTAGGNVTFTSYPEAGHDSWTAAYNDPEFFSWLLKQSK; from the coding sequence ATGAGATCAGATGTGTTTCAAAAAACAATCACAAAAGTAATAGATGTCAATCTGTCCTACCTTTTAAAACTTCCAGCAGGATATGAAGAAGGAACTGGAGAGGTACCGCTTGTTTTGTTCCTTCACGGAGCCGGGGAACGGGGAACAGATCCAGAGCATGTAAAAAAAATAGGTCTGCCGGAAGTCGTTGATAAAGGAGACTATCCGTTTATTCTCCTTGCACCTCAATGTCCAATTTCCACTGCAAGGATAGCAAATTGGATCATGGAATTAGATGGTGTGTCTGCACTTCTAAAAGAGGTTATTAAAACGCATCGCGTCGACCTCAAGCGAATATATTTAACAGGGATGAGTATGGGAGCTTATGGGGCTTTTGAGCTTGCATCAAGGATGCCTGATCTATTTGCTGCATTAGCGCCTATTTGCGGGGGAGGCTGCCCTGAAAAAGCAGAGCGGTTAAAAGAAATTCCAACATGGATCTTTCATGGGGAAAGAGACGATGTTATCCCAATCAGGGAAAGCTTGGATATGGTGAATGCTATTAAAACTGCGGGAGGGAATGTAACGTTTACTTCTTACCCTGAAGCAGGTCATGACTCTTGGACAGCTGCCTACAATGATCCTGAGTTTTTTTCATGGCTTCTGAAGCAAAGTAAATAA
- a CDS encoding sodium-dependent transporter, with protein sequence MKENQQWSSKLGFILSAAGSAIGLGAIWKFPYIAGVSGGGAFFFIFLLFTILLGLPLLLAEFAIGRSTQSDAIESYKKIAPDSKWYSIGYLGMITCFVLLSFYSVIGGWIILYLVKAISGELNGLNQQQYGELFGATISNPLLSVGAHLVFMIITIAVVAKGVQNGIERTSKIMMPALFLLFLVLIFRSITLEGAMEGVKFLFYPDFSKLTSEAILAALGQSFFTLSVGVSVMLTYSSYLPKDSNLPQSAISIVGMNIFIVVMAGLAIFPGVFSFGLKPDAGPVLLFNVLPTVFNQMTFGMAFFVAFLLLFLFASLTSAFSMLEIIVSVISKGDADKRIKWSWIIGMLIFAVGVPSALSFGIWSEVSIFGKSIFDAADYLVSNILMPIGALLISIFVPLKMKKSMLYSELANGSSLSKGLFNTWFFLMRYVVPIAIFLVLLDVLGIWKLLSR encoded by the coding sequence ATGAAAGAAAATCAGCAGTGGTCTTCAAAACTAGGATTTATTTTATCTGCAGCAGGATCTGCCATCGGACTTGGAGCAATTTGGAAATTTCCGTATATTGCAGGGGTAAGCGGCGGGGGCGCGTTCTTTTTCATTTTCCTGTTGTTCACGATCCTGCTTGGATTGCCTTTGCTGCTTGCAGAGTTTGCAATCGGGCGAAGCACACAAAGTGATGCGATTGAATCTTATAAAAAAATTGCACCGGATTCAAAATGGTATTCTATTGGATACCTGGGCATGATTACTTGCTTTGTCCTGCTCTCCTTTTATAGTGTCATTGGCGGATGGATCATTTTATATTTAGTTAAAGCGATATCAGGAGAATTGAATGGACTTAATCAGCAGCAGTATGGGGAGTTATTTGGTGCTACGATTTCAAATCCGCTGCTTAGCGTTGGAGCCCACCTTGTATTTATGATCATAACCATTGCCGTTGTTGCAAAGGGTGTACAAAATGGGATTGAACGTACAAGCAAAATTATGATGCCGGCCTTATTTCTATTATTTTTAGTGCTGATATTCCGTTCCATTACACTAGAAGGTGCAATGGAAGGTGTAAAATTTTTATTTTATCCTGATTTTTCAAAATTAACTTCTGAAGCCATTCTTGCAGCACTTGGACAATCCTTTTTTACACTAAGTGTGGGTGTCTCAGTTATGCTTACCTATAGTTCATACTTGCCAAAGGATTCGAATTTGCCGCAATCTGCGATCTCGATTGTAGGTATGAATATATTTATCGTTGTTATGGCAGGATTAGCTATTTTCCCGGGAGTCTTTTCATTTGGACTGAAGCCTGATGCAGGTCCTGTCTTATTATTTAATGTACTTCCGACCGTTTTTAATCAAATGACATTTGGAATGGCATTTTTCGTTGCCTTCCTGCTGCTTTTCTTATTTGCTTCTCTAACATCAGCTTTTTCGATGCTTGAAATTATTGTATCTGTGATTTCTAAAGGTGATGCTGACAAACGGATTAAATGGTCGTGGATCATTGGAATGCTTATATTCGCAGTTGGAGTGCCATCTGCTTTATCCTTTGGAATCTGGAGTGAAGTAAGCATTTTCGGAAAATCAATTTTTGATGCAGCCGATTATTTGGTCAGCAACATTCTGATGCCGATTGGCGCTTTGCTGATCTCCATCTTTGTTCCTTTGAAAATGAAAAAATCCATGCTTTACTCAGAACTTGCTAACGGTTCGTCTTTATCTAAAGGACTCTTTAACACTTGGTTCTTTTTAATGAGATATGTAGTTCCAATCGCTATTTTCCTCGTTTTGCTGGATGTTTTGGGAATCTGGAAACTGCTTTCCCGTTAA